A window of Dermacentor andersoni chromosome 4, qqDerAnde1_hic_scaffold, whole genome shotgun sequence genomic DNA:
AACATCAGAGGACTCCTCCACAACCTCGATATTGTTAAAGAAATCCTACATATATTTAATGCAAAGGTGCTGTGGGTTCAAGAAACACACCGTATATCTACACAAAACAACTTAATACAATACGCCATTTTTCGGAAAAACCGAGGCGACGCTGTCGCGTTGTCTGGTCGTGTAGCAATAGTTGCAGACAAGTATGTCGCTTGTCAACAGATGGCGCAACCATGTGGCGCTTCATATGACCCTTGAGGTAATGTCAGTTCAGCCAATACTTTTTAATTGGTTGCTGTATGTTTTATATACATGCCACCAAACTATCATTTCGGAAAAGCTAATTTTTATATGGTTAATGAGCTTGCAGAACCCTACATACTTGGGGATAATATTACCACTCACAACACGTTGTGGTGAGACTCGGAATATGACCCGAGAGGTCAACTTATAGAAAACTTTCTTCAGCACTCTGAGACGTGTCTCTCCAATAAGAAGGAAACAACATATTACAATGTTTGTCAAACTTCGTGTTCATTAGTAGAGCTGCCCATTGGCGCTCCTCTCCATTTCCTGATTTAGAATGGCATGCAATCAATAATTCATTTGTAAGTGACCACTTCTCTGTAACTATAGGCTTAGTAACACATCATGCCCCTCTCTTGAATCTAGCCTCAGCCGATTGCAAGTTTTTAAGGCATCCCCCTACTTATCACGACATTTTGTAAATAATCTCAGTATAGATCATGCCGTATGATCCCTTACCCCTTTTAGTATTGACGCAGTGGAAAATTTCATCCGTTAAAGAAAAGGTCGTTCAAGTGGAAGACGAGCGCCCTGACGGAACGATGACTGCAGACAGGCtctaaagaagcaaaaaaaaagcatgggGCATTCTGCGCCGACACCCAACTGCAGAATACATTACTGAATACAAATATTATAAATCACAGGGATGCGCACGCTTGCTCTCCTAAGCTGGGAGAGCAAGCGGGTTATAGGATTCGGAAATCGAATCCTATAACCGGGTAGATACGCATATCTACCCGCGGGTAGATATGCATGATATGATGCGGGTAGATATGCATATCTACCCGCATCATAGTCATTCCCAGAAGATTGCAGTAGCCAATGAACAAATACGACAGGTTCTTTGTAAATGTAACATTGTTGGAACGAACGACTGAGCGCGTGGTTGCTGGCATATTGCCTTTGCAGGAGAAATCCGCTACCATGCAGGAGACGGTGACTGCACACATATCATCACTGACGAGCAGTATGCCGTGAAGGTCAAGGCAGCAGTCGCAAGCCTGAATATAAAGGTATGAGGCCACGTGTTTACAAACTTCCTCGCGTGCTTACTTTCGGAACACGTGCGCAAATTTCCCTCTCTTCTAAAGGGAAATCACACCACGAAGTAATTGGTGTAACTTGTACTGTAAGCTCTACAGACAAATTTAACTGTTTCAACTTCcgcgcataataaaaaaaaattttacgccTATTGCATTTACGCCCCAAAGAGGTAACCACCGAAGCTGCGGGCGCTGAGTGTCACAGCAACAGTGAAAGTAGTCACAAATAGGTTTTCTAACACATGACATTGAAATGTGTGTTACCTATGCAAGATAAACGTTTCTCGGCAACTCTCGACAAGAGATGCGCAGCGCACTTTGAGGAAAAATCTACCCCACAGATGTCAGCCAAGACGGCGGAAGAAGGTGACACAGAGCTCCCATATCGATCACAGCATCTATACCATCATACGCCACAAAACTATCGCGCTACAGCACGTGTGTCTCAAAGAGCTAGGTTTTTCTGCTTACTTTAATTGGAGCACCAGCGGAAATAATCCGAGCGCCAAAGAAATATTCTCcgcaccccccaccccccaccagAATATTTATACCTAGCATTTTATTCCTAGTACCAATCCTAGCTTATTGCGCTCGCAAGGGACAATACGACGTTGCCTGAATTCGTCTATAATAGATATGTGCCAGATCGCGACTAGCCGCGCACGTGTGTCTGGTGGTGTCTTCTGCTATAAGTGTAATTCATTTTCAGTGCCTTATATATGCAAAACATTCGCACTCGAATCTGCACCTCTCGCAGGCACTCTTTTGCATGGGTCGTGCCATGGGCTTTGTGTCTGCTTCCGACTTTTTGAAGCTGGACGAGCAAGACTTCCGCGAGTGTGCCATTGCCGACCCTCGTAGCACCGTTCTAGCCGTGTGCTACACGTCGGGAACCACGGGGATGCCGAAGGGCGCTGAGATTACGCACTACAACCTCGTTGCCGGCTACTACATGATGAGGTAGGAGACGCAGCTGTACATTAGTGTAAAACATATCAAAATCAGCAACCGGCCTATTTGTGTACATGCCAGCGGGAAAATAGCAACGAGCCTTATTTTTAAGGACTGTATAACTTTATTCACCTCGTATGCTCCGTTCCACACAGTGGGCAGCATCGGCAAGAGTTAGGGCGCTACATTGTCGGTCGCATAATGAGAACAAGAAATGGTGCAAAATGTAGGAAATGTTTCCAAATACGGACTCACATTTTAACATAGAAGGTGTGTCCAGCTGCTCGCAATTTATTATACTGCTTTTTGTAATGATAATTAGAGATGGCGGCGTTACACTGACATTTACAAAATAAAATTACAAAACTCATCTTaggatgactgtcgatggtagtGTGATTGGAAACCAGGCAATGCTGCGATGCACTGTATTGCTGATGTCACGTTTGTTTAAAAGTTGTAGTGTTCATACTTCGACTTCGACTGTGAGACATGCACTGCCTCTGTTGTTTGTCCACTTTGGCAAGGTTTGACGCACTCGCTTGGCAAGGTTGCCCATGTACATGACGGCACAACGAAGACTGCGACGATAACGCAGTGAAGGCGATGTGATGGCAAATGAATGACATGCATGGAAGGACggaggcggtatgacgacgactgcatggtTTAATCAGATGAGAATTCTGAAATAATGataatggtatgacgacgacagcaagaCGGCTACggcatgagggccgtgggatcGCGACGACTGCATGGCGACGATTGTTGGACGAAGACGCTATAATATGAAAACCAACGTATGGCGACTTTATGACGACTATGCAATGACGACAACCGCATGGCCACGATGTGAGGACATGGCTGGCGACGAATGTATTATCACGAAATGACACTTGGAGATGTGCACAGTGTCAGCAAGACAGATAGCTGGACAAGATGTCGTCGATACTCCAAAGCCTGCGTCCTCAGTCTCCACTTCCTCTTCTTTAGCGcccgcatcttgcacagcgtgcGTCCCAGTCGTAACTTCTATCATGGCGCTGGATCGGGACTCCTAGTGGCATTTTTCCCCCGCCAAAAGAAGCGCTTTGACATGATGTCTACTAAACTAGAAAGCACAGAACAACAGCGCTGTGCGCACATAGGAAGCGTCGGACAACATTTGGCGTTCTGCAAAGTGAAAGTGTAGAAGGCGGCAGTGGTCAGGAATGTACCACTTTAACGCACGAACTACGGTTTGAGGCGAACAACGTGGATTGGCATTGTGTGGTGCTGTCGACACCGAGGCGACGTGGCACCATCCGGGTGACTTCGTAGTTCACTTCAATAATGCGGCGTAGCGCTTTGTAAGGTTATCAGGCAAACCATGATGACGGATCGGACTCCACAcgcagacttggtcacctggctcgTATTCGACTTGCCGATGCCGAAGGTTGTAGCGCCGTGTGTCTGTACGCTACTGCACTGTAATGTGtgcgcgcgagttgacgagctttGTCTGCGTGTTGAGTAAGTAGCTCAGCGTCGAAAGTATGGGAGGATCGATGTCGTGCGGAAACATTGCGTCTATCATCGCGTCTACCATCGCCTCGACCTTACGCCTGCAGACGAAACGGAATGGCGCGAATCGTGTGGTTTATTGAATACCGTGTCATACGtgaatgtaacgtacggcaggacgtgGTCCgatgttttatgctggacgtctaCGTATATAGACAGCATCTCCTTTACGTCAGTCTGTTGATGTGTGAATGATAGGCATTCGCCTTGCGAAGCTGCGTGCAGCTCAGCTTGATTCTCTATGAATTAggctgtaaaggctgttcctctgtcggtgatcacGTATGATGGGGCACCATCTCTGAGGGCTGTGCGATCTGTAataaactgggcaacttcgtaggccggGGCGTATTGTAGAGCTTTCGTCCGGGCGTAGCGTGTTAGGTAGTCTTTGGCGACTATAATGTACTTCTTTACGCTGGCTGATAAGGGAAAGGGCCCCGGCAGATCAAGGCCAAATTGATCAAAtggcgcgctaggtggtgcgatggatTGCAGTAACCCCGTGGGCCGTAATTATTGATGGCTATTTGCTGCGTGGATATTCACGGCAGCATTGCGCGCAACGCTTGACCATGGTAGAAAGTGTGAGCCAGTAGTACATCTGTGCCTATTCTAACAAGATCATGTAAAAATCGCACGTACCCACATGTGGGCGCATCATGATAGGCGAGGAGAACGTCATCACGGAGGTCAGCTGGTGCAACCAGCAGAAACTATTTGTTCCTGACACTCGAGTTTTGCTTGTACAGCGCACCCTTTTGAAGGCAGAAGGTCGGATGGGTTCTATGTAATCGATGAGAAGGCGCATTTCGGTGTCCTTGCGGTGCCGTAAGAGCAGACAAAATGTAATGACAGCCCCGAGGAATCCGCTGTCTTGGTCCATGTCATTATTGCAAGGCTCTGCGGGAGCATATGAAAACGCGTGCGCATCTTCCTGTTTGCGGCCCGATTTCTACACGATGGTAGCATCAAACTCCTGCAAACCGAGACTCCACCGTGACAGTCACCCGTGTGGGTCTTGTAAATTGGCAACCCACACAAGGAACGGTGGCCTGTTACCGCCTTGAAGGGTGACCGTatagataaggccgaaatttcatgatggctcACACAACTGCtatacactctttgtaggaggtgaaataatttatttcagcacgtgaaagggtgcgaccggcgtaagcaatcactcgtTAAACACTTTCCTGGTGTTTCTTGTGCCGGcgtgcacctcggtgtcagcgtcctcgtaaAAGTGACCAGGACGGGTGGTTCTTGCTGGCACTGCCGTAACACGGTGAAAGCTGCGTCTTGCTCATCAgtccaaacgaagggtgtgtcATCTCGCCTGAGGCAaatgagtggttcggcgatccgggaTGAATTGACGATTAATGGGCCGTAGTACATACACAGACCTAGAAAGTGGCGTGTTGCTTCCTTGTTGGATGTTTCGTCGGGGTCAAGCCAGACGCCATCGGCGCTCACGATGTACCAGCAAAACTACCTTTTCAAACTTTACCTTTTCgtgaccgaagtgacacttttctagGTATAGCGTGAGATCAGCAGAACGTAGTGCCTCATGCACCGCTGATACGATGTCGACCGGGTGCGGTGGATCTTCACCATAAAAGTTAGGAAACGAGGGCGAATCCGGGCATCATGACGATGAAAAAGTAGGAAAGATTGCATTCACTTCATTAGTACATGGTTGAGACTGTCAGAGTCtagagcggttctgattaacacgggggctaggacggccttaaataatcTCTGGCGATCCTGTGGTGGTCGAtgtcttcttggggagcctgtAGAAGTATTAGAGCCTTCGTTAGCTTCTTTCGTCGAGCTCCTGACCTTCGGATTTTCTTCTCTTCGTCCATCCCCTTGTGTCAGCTCGAGGAATGAAAGAGGTAACACTGTTTtagagaagagggcaattatgtacACATGGGGGCGACCGCTTGCACGCTTCTCACATTTGATAGGCCGATCATACAGGGGCCAAGACTGCCTGAATTAGCCCTGGTGGTCTTGTGGTAGTCGAcgtcttcttggggagcctgtggatGTACTGCTGTTATCGTCGGGCTCTGTCATCGACGACCTCCTGCCCTTCGGTTTGTCTTCTCTTCGTCCATCTGTTTGTGTCAGCTCGTGGAATGAAAACGGTGACGCTATTTCGGCGAAGAGGGCAGTAATGCCGACATGGTGGCGCCCGCTTGAACACTTCTAACGCTTGAGAGGCTTAccgtaacagccttttctgggacaaGGTAAAGCATCTTGTCATTGGCACGCACACCTAAATGTCTCTCAcgcttgacaggtcgatcataacatcGCCTCTACATGCTTCAGATATTTTTCGAAGGGCGCCGCAAGGACGACGACTTCATCTGGGTATACCAAACGgctgtgccacttcagaccagtcAGAACACTGTCAACCATTCCCTGAAATATGGTCGGTGCAGAACGCAGGCCGAATTGGGGCACTTTAAATTCGTGTAGTCCGTCTGGGCTAACACAGGCAGTTTCGTTCGCCATCTGGTTCGTTAACTTCGATTTGCCAACATCCACTTCAGACCTGTGGATGGAAAATACCTGGTTTGCCACAGTCGAGCTGATATATCATAGATCATTGAAAGTGGGAAACATCtattttttgtgacgttattcaactttctgTAGTCAATGAAGACCCCAGCATTGCGTTTTTTTACGAGGATCACCGGCGACTGCCAAGGGCTTTGACACGTTTGTATGGTGTCGATCGAACAAGCATTAGTTTTACTTGTGTATTAATCGTGTTGCGATCATTAGCCGAATATCTGTAAGACAGTTGTCAGGTAGGACGGGAATCGTGATATGGGATAAGTTGGTGTCTCGTGATGGGTGTCTGACGTATGTTAGAAgtagatgcgaagcactccttgagCCAAAGTCGCAACTCATGCAGTACCTTCAGCTTTTCCTCCGAAGGGTCTGAATTGATTTCAATATTGCTGGGTGTCGGTGCTTGGCTGTCCATTGTGATAGACGCAAGCATCTGAACAAAAACAGAGCAACATCTGCTATTTGCTCAGCGAAAGCAATAGCACTACGACGAAGTAGGTACCGATGTTGCTGGCCGAAATTCATCACGAGGAGTGAAGGACGTCCACCTCGAAGCAGGGCGAGACTGCGGGCGGCACATACACCATGATTCGGCATAAGAGAGAAATTgtcctctgcaacagcttcgccgtgaCCTAGCTACTCCCACAGTACGGCTACCAGGGCACTTGCGCCTGGTGGTAACGTAAACCTGAAGCACGCTATGACGGCGATTGTCGAGGCTGTTCGCTGCTCTTTTTGCCGAGAAGGTGTctgtgcgctcccggaggtccACAACGGCTCCATACTCTCACacaaagtcgacgcccaagatgaggtcccgagaacaatcgcggcGCATAAGGCGAATTGCCGGAAACGTAGACCCACCAATTTGTACTTTCACTGTACACATGCCCTACAGTGTTACGATATGCCTGCCAGAACTACAAAGTTGCCTTCCAGACTAAGGCTTAATAACTTTTCTAAGTTCTGTCGCAATATTCCTAGATTATCGCTAGTCGGCACCTGATCCAATAACGCAATAATATTGTGGCCGCTGAGTACAACATGTATGTCTAACGAGAATTTGTCAGAGTTCAGTTGCCGTTGTCGTTGAATCGTGTTGAATAGAGCACACTGGTGCCGATGGGAGGTGATGTTTAGCGGACTCACCCCCGAAGGTCGCTCTTGTTAGTTTTCCCGGCGAAGGCTTGGGGACCGTCCCGGCGCTTCTATTGGAGGGCTTGAAGGTGCTGGGCAAGATGGCCTAGGAGACAGTGAGCACGAGTGCCACCATGGGAACATTGGAATACTCCGCTAATTCCAGTATTCCTTTCTCGCCTCGGTCTCTCACCATATCTGagccttggtgaatccgcggcgAAAGCTTGCTGTCCGAGCCGGCGGTAGGGCAATTCGCGGTATAGATGACATGCTTCGCCACAGTGACATCAGGCCTCTCTGCAGGCCTCTTTGCCGCTGTACGCCAGACGTTAGATTTCCTCTGAACCGGGTGTCGATCCCCCATGCGTTGGATCGGTTGGCCGGATGGGAGCATGACGTGGCGTAAGACTTGGCGCGAACGAAAGGCGTTGGAGCGGCGACACAAGGTCGCTCCTAAACTTACTGATATGATACACACTGCTACTGTGCTGACAGAGGCGGCGCACTGCTGCTTGGAACGGAGCCTTGGATGACTTGCTGAACTTCATTTTGCACGAGAGCAGAAATGGAACCAAGCGGGGCTGAAGCGGACAGTAGATTCATTGAAGCTCATTACACACTACAGAGCGCGTCACGTCCAGAATAAAGTCGGTGTTTCTAAAGGCAACAGGCTCTGTCGGTAAAGCAGCGTTCGCTTGCCTCTCATACGGAGCTGAGCACTAGTAGCGCTCTCTTGCCGGTGCCGCATAGCTGAAGGCTGTTTTGGCATCTTCTCCATCGTGGTGGCTTCCGTcaagaattcagccacggtcttcTGTGCGCTTCGAACAAGGTCAGCAAATAGCTGCTCCTTAATCTCACGCATCAAATGGCACAGCTTCTTTTCCTTTGACAGGTTTGAGTCCACCCGATGAAAGACGTGCCTCACATCCTCCACGTACGACGTCACACCCACATCAGCAGATGGTATGGGAGGGGAGCGCCTGTTCGGGTCGTTTGCGGCGATCAGCATTCTTGTAGGTTTTCAGCAAGGATTGGCGGAACTCGAGTGACTATTTAATGAGCCCTTCTAGGTTATCATACCAAGTTCGAGCGCCGTTCTCCATGCTGAGCATGGTACACGCTTCTCGTCTTTGTCGCGTATCTCCGCTAGTTGATCACGTCAACGCGCTCAAACTGAGCgaaccagtcttctacatcttcgAAGATATCTCCATGGAACAATTTTGGCACTCGTAGATTCTGAAGCAGACACTCAGTTGCCGTTGTGGCAGTACCTGGCATGTCGTTTCGGAGAGGTGATCACGCTCAGGAGGCAATCCTCGAATTCGCCTACTGGTCCTGTGGACAGGTCTATTCATTAAtatagggctggtactcctgctaccaggagaGGATTGTGGCATCAGATGAACCGTACTCAGAACCCTTGCCAGTTTCTTCACGAAGTGATACTTGAAGATGTGCACAGCGTCGGCAAGACAGGCAATTGGAGAAGATGGCGTGGATACTCTCGCCTGCATCCTCAGTCTCTGCTAGTTGTTCTTCAGCGCCCGCATCTTGTAGAAAGTGCGTCCCAGTCGTAACTTCTTAGAGCTGGTTCGTGACACCTAGTGTATGACGAAAATAGTGTAACAAAAGTAGGAAGACCAAGCTGGAGTGAAGGCGATGAGACGTACACGGCCGTATCGCGATGGCGGTTTGATAACGCGTTCATAATCACTGTATGGAGATGGCGTGACGACGTCGGCATCAAGGCAGTCGGATGAAAAAGCTGGATTTACAACGATGCAAGGACCACGAGGGAATCATGACGACGAGCAGAAACCTAGACGCCCACGCTATCAGAAAACATGGGCTACTGGTCCAGCCTATGATGCGTGAAGACAACGGCATATGTATGACGACTGCATTGTGACTACAATGACATGACAAGGATATGACGATAATGGGATGATGAAGCGCGCATGAGGACGATGGTGTTACCAGAGTTGTAAAACGTAGCTGCGCTGAGGATGATGGAACTACTACGACTAACGTATGACAGCGAGCGTATTACGACGATGGCCTGATCACGTCAGCATGGCGAGAGCCGGAAGACAAAGTTGGAATGGCGAAAATGAAACGAGCAGGTTCTTTCTAGACtcgggtacgctcgaggtcatgaggcattgcgtatacagggtggcaagattttctagaacagtctgcccaccatccttgaacaaatctgctgttacctgatcctccccagctgccttccccatttgcataactcccaaggctttctttacttcttcagaCGTTACTTGTGGGACGTCAAATTTTCTAGACTATTCGTTCTTACataatcgtcgtgggtgctactggtactgtataaatctctatagaactcctcagccacttgaactctctcatccatattagtaatgatattgccggcttcgtctcttaacgcatacatctgattcttgccaattcctagtttctccttcactgcttttaggcttcctccgttcctgagagcatgttcaattctatccatattatacttccttatgtcgcttctcttacgcttgttgattaacttggaaagttctaccagttctattctagctgtaggtttagaggctttcatacactggcgtttcttaatcagatctttcgtctccggcgatagcttactggtatcctgtctaacgaagttaccagtTATCGTGCTGTGCAGCagtttaatactttgcagacacgattgtcaaaatacgacttacacaccATTGCAGGCTAGTCGTTTCAATGCCCACACGGTAAGCAAAGACAACGTCTTTTATGTCTTGCCCGGATGCCAAGTAGCTGGAATGCAAGTTGCAAAAAAATTAGTACTCATGTCTCAATTGTGATTTCCATGGCTTTGGGGCCACTTTGGTGACATACGATCAAAATTCTTATGTGTAGGTTAGCTACCACCTTTATTTATGCTACATGTGCGAGCATTCCTGAGTGCATGTTTTACAAGTTGCGCAAGGTCAAAAGCGCTGAGGTAGCTTTTGTCCGATTTCACTCGATGGCAAAGTTTTTCGATTAATTTAGCCAGAACTGCTACACTGGTGATGCACCAAGTGCAAACTTTCAGCCTCTGTGAATGTGATAATTTTTTTCAGGTATGCTTTTTCACGCGCATTGCCAGTAGCTTCATTACTATTTCTCTTGTTTTGTATCAGTATTTTATGTGCCATCCTTTGTGCTTTTATGAGTTTATAGATATTCAGCTGTCTATAATGAACTAGATTATATATTAGTATGTTTTATGCATGCTTATTGTCAgttgtttcgttctttctgttTTATTGCTTCAATGTTTTGTGATCCCTCCCTACTTTGGCTGAACAAAAGGCGTCGGGCAgtgttatgtaaataaataaaataaaataaatgatacattaaatgacaaagaaacggTTTCCTTTTGTATTCCTCCAATCACACATTATTATTGTAGGGGCAAATATCCCTTACAAACCTCAATGCTATAGCAAGTCGTTCTCCAGGCTCCAGGggtttctcgaatgtggtgctgccgtgtGAGGTCCTCTGCGACAAAGCCCAATAGCTTGTCAAAGAGCTGCGGCCGTCATGCGAAAGAACTTGTAGAAAAATCCGTGGTCATCTTGACGCATTcgttgcatctgtaaaaaatggtgcattattACTTGACAGAAGGCCCGTGCCCTACCCCCAAACACGCGCAGGTATCACtagctgtacacttttcactgacacacaGGCATAGCCACTAACCATGATTAACTTTACCCCCTGCTTTGTTTATATGCTTGAATACAAACACTGTGTTGGCAAAAGAGGAGAGCCAGTCAACATTATATTAAACAAAAACCGTGCGGCCACTGCCGAGAAACTTCCAAAAACAGTCGCACAGCATTTTAACCTGCCAGGTCACAATGAAATACATCACACTTCATATCCTACAGTCACACTTCCGAGAAACAGAAAATATAGGAACTCGTATCTCGTCCACAAGCTTCGTATATGACAACCAACACATATaaaaaggtgttcttgaatcCATGTGTTATACTAAATCCACAAACATAACTAGCCGTCCTTAACTTCCTTTGTAGGGGTGTGCTAATACCGAATAGTAGGATTACAAtagaatatcgaatcaaataaagaaaaaataagctGGATGTCGAATAAAATATCAAATATAGCGGAAAATTTATTACAAAACTTAATtattacaaattttgtgcaagagggTACTACACAAGCTCTGTATAAAAAGTATGGTCTACTATTAATAACGAAGGGAGCTCCAAATTAGTATTCCTGCAGTGGTTGGACCTCtgttctagtatatgaaggtctggaatATACTCCTTATATTAACAGATTTTTTGTTGAATAGAATGAAATGCTTCTTTCCCTCGGAAACTGAAGAATTAGTGACGGTATGTTTTACTGCATACAAGGGTTAGACAGATGGCTGTTGAAACGGCGTGAAGTATCGTCACCATGTATCGGGCCgctaatcagcccgatcttcacctatgctttcgcgctttccgaagTACAACCTGCTCTCGTCGTTCCTCTGTTGGCGTGCGTCACGTTATCATTTCGATCGGTGCTGTCAACCTGGACGGACCTTGTAACGACAACGCGGTGCCGTTCTGCAAATTCTGGCGTTCGCGCGCTGCAAGTACGGTCCCCGCATTGCTATtttaaccctttcacttatgTCTCGTATATGTGCGCACTTAAGaacgctgataagtaattgctgtccCTACGAAGATAAGTCCCCATCTCCAAACCCTGGCTCCTAGTTCTACCACTGTAGTTCCTAGACGAGCGTCGGCGTCATCGGCGGCAGCGCAACCGAGTGAACGAGTACAGTGAAGtatgaaaaagtgaaaagggCAGGAGCGAGGAGGCGCCAGGAGGAAACTGTCGAGGAGGGAGAAGCGGAGCCTAAagctccttaaacttcgtaatgtagcgacactctcctcctccgccttctcTCCTCGTTTCTTCTTTCACGCTCCaccctcgaccgtggcgccacctacagtgctcaagcgtagcaacggcgccaacatgcactcctcgccactccgtagaggCTTctagagcaaaaatggcgctgatgcacggcgcgagggcccacgtgatgctgttAGGCCAATaacgacgcggcgtcggcctcggccagagcgcgcgaggaggaggcggcattcttcaaagcatggcgcaactttacaaagtttaaggggctttagcggaGCCGtcaggcggaaagtggaggacgGTATCgcgaaagcgtgaggagaaaagtGTAATGCGGTAACGATGgttatgagatggcgccagagtagcgcgtctCGTCTGGGACGTCTCTCGGCGGCGGGGGACCCCCAAGACGCTTCGGCCAAACACTGGCTCTTCTGATTTtcagattagcaaggcagtcgtgCCACGCTTCGATCCGTTTGCGACGTGCCACACAGAAAGACCTTCCGCGCCAGTCTGTACATCGCGAAATAGAAACACGTAAACAGCGGTGCTCAAACCTTGCATTAAagtgtatcgtaatcgtcagtgagtTTTTCTGAAGGATAATGCCCCCAGTCAGCGTATGCGAGATTTTCTATTTACTCAAATTCTGTATGGCGTCGCTTTTGCGAAGTAGCGGGCGAAGTTCTCGCATTGGAAGTTCCGTGTACGACTGCTAGTTAAAATAAAATATGTTTATCTTCACGTAAGGACCGCAACACCATCTTGGCAGCTCCAAATTTGGAGAAAAAAATTTATCGGAGGAGCAATCGGGTTTTGTGTACCAATGTCACACAAGCGCATCGATGAATTTTCCTGCGCTGCACACTTCCACGTGCCCTGAGAAATGCGCATTGCATTCTGATGCAATGGTACATTTCGGGGATCCGAAGTGTGCAGTAGTCGCCGGCAGGACCGGTACCATTTTGTCCAGGAGGTTCGATTCCGTGTAAGCGCCTGATCTCGTCAAAATTGTAAA
This region includes:
- the LOC126532467 gene encoding uncharacterized protein, which translates into the protein MTTTNALAARTPPGGRCLAMINVTHLLAMQSKATCFSDVISLTRAEALAGMERYAVGFRQHGVLSGDRMCIHLDNTVENLLAMYGCVLAGATIVLAKTSLTEGEIRYHAGDGDCTHIITDEQYAVKVKAAVASLNIKALFCMGRAMGFVSASDFLKLDEQDFRECAIADPRSTVLAVCYTSGTTGMPKGAEITHYNLVAGYYMMR